From the Desulfopila inferna genome, the window TACACCATGGTGGAGTCTTTTCATGAACTCTCTTTCTGTAATTGTTTATGAAACTGAACAATTTATTGAAAAAGATAATGTTCGCTGCATGCAACGAGACAAACTTCTACTGGACAGAGTCCCTGAAGCACAAAAAAACAATTATTTGAAAAATATGACCCAGTTGTTGCAGAAGAAAATTGTCAGAGAAAAACACTCTAGTCAATTAGAAGTAATACAAAATTCGGGAGTCACTATTGATTTGATTTTAAATGATATTACTAAAATTCGGGAGATAGATATGCCTACTCATGTTAATGGATTTATTGATAGTCTCAATTTTACCCAAAGACGAATTTAAGTGAGGTTAGAAAATGGAATTTGCTGACGAAAATTTTTCAGTTGAGCCAGACTCTGTTGATTCTGTAAATGATTCCTCTCAAGAGATTCAAGAGGACATTGCTTTACAAAGCACTTGTTTAGAAGATTTTGAAAAACAGACAAATCATCAAGAGGAGTCTATTGATACTGTAGCTATTAGCCCTGTTAATGTTATTGAGACTCTTGGCGAAAGTGACTTCAGTTTAGAGAATACTGGAACAGTAGATATTTTGATGACTTCAGGTTACGAAGACAGAATCTTTGGTGATGTCCACGTAAATGATTCTCCCCAAACCGATGTCTCTCATAGTGACTTACCTGATTACAGAAATGATGCTAATCAATGGCATCTTCAAGAGAATACAGACACGTGTGCTGTGGTCACTCAAGAATTTATCCTTGACGCTGTAACTGGGCATGATTTCTCTGAACAAGAGCTTGTTACGCATGCAATTGAAAAAGGGTACTATACGCCGGGAGTTGGAACTTCTTGCGAAGATGTTGGAAAAATTCTGGAAGATTACGGCATTGAGGTTAAAAGAACCACGGGAAATGAGCTTTCTGATTTAGAAGATGTAATCAGAAGCGGTCAAAAAGTGATGGTGGGTGTTGATTGTAACGAAATAAACAACAATTCGGCGAGTGAGCAGTTAAAAGATATTCTTTACATGCCTGAAGCGAACCATCTTTTTCAGCCCATTGGTATTGATTATGGAAGCCAGGAGGTAATTGTTAATGACCCTGGCACTTTTGATGGACAAGCAAAAAGGGTTGCCATATCTAACTTTCTTGCAGGCTGGGCTGATTCAAATTTCTTTATGGCACAAACAACAAATATACCCGCTTGATTGCTACAATTAAGGAAATAAAAGAGTGAAAAATATCCTGTTACCAAAATCTAACATATTACAGTTGATCCCCGCTGAGTCTTCTTCAGCACTACCTATACCAAGTCTCTCAAATGGCACTTTATTGTTGAATTTTTTATTTTTTACCGCGACGAAAGCACCAGATGGTAATGGTTTTATGGTATATCATCCAAACTCGCAGTTAAGTATCACTTTCCCGAAAAAACAAATAGCTCTTTATAGAGATTTAACTACTTTGAGATTAGTAAAGAACGCTCAATGGGAAAAGCCAATTGGAAAATTTCCTCACAAAGCCATAGATTCTCTTTCGTTGAAAGATTACCAAAATAGGAAAAATAATTTATTAGCTCAATATGAAACAATTCTTCCTTCGTTTTCAAATAGTGACATGGAGGATAGTGAGGTCAAACAAAACTTCAGGACTGAATTTTATGAACTTTGCGAACCTTGTATGCTTCCACTGATGAAGTTGATTTGGAAGCCATTTTTTGAATGGCTGGGTGAATGAAATGAGTCAAATTTGCGCTTACATGCCTTAAAACCTATGTTTTGGGCCAGAAGATTAAAGGGTGTAATTGTTTTTTACAAAGCCTCCGGATAATTAAAATGTCTATGGATACAAAAGGAATAAAGTTAGTTGAACATGATAAATTAGAAAGTCAGATATTCTTGCCCAAGCCGACATTGTTTATGGTCACAAAGGAACAAACAATTGAAGGGGATTTAGAGGCATATACTATTCCTGTCCAGCAATATTATAATCATAAAAACGTATGTTATGATTGGTGGGGAGGGGTCTTTTCATTAGCAGAAAAATACAAAATAAAAATAGAAGTTCGATTAGTTACAAATAATCTTTGCAGCGGCTTTATATTTCATGAGCCGGAGAGTTCATTTGTCCCTACTTATAGAACAAACCCAAATGATGAATTTTATAGACTGAGAAAAGAGGCTTTAGCAAAAAAGAAAGACATTCTGGAGATACAACAAAATCTTAGGGTGTTACGTCATGTTATAGCGGGAGTCACCCCTCTTACACCTGAATTTGAAAGTCATTTACTTCGTTTTGTTGGAGATGAGTATAGTGCGATGGAATTTCAATGTTTCTGTGAAAATCCTGCAGTATCCTTTCCTGTAAATGATTATCTGGTCAAGTATGGTCTTCTGAAGGGCTTGCATCCATGGGACCTCGCTGATGCAGGACTACTTTCAAACGACTCTGCAGATAGCTACAGCAGAGAGTTATCGAGAATTGACTTTGAGGAAATGGTAGATAAGGAAAATTCATGATTTGATGTTCAAGTACATACCAATAAAACATTTTAACTTGGAAGAACATAACTTTTTAATTAAACTGAAATTTCAGGTAATTGAGTCGTTGTTTTCGTATATTATAGTACTATTATTCTAACGGGATAATCACCAGCAAATCATCTTTTACCTTAACCCAAAATTGAACTCTACGTATTCATTACAATGTAAATTGCTGTAATTACGTGCTTGCGAATCAGAATACAGATTCTTGACTTCCGGCGTTACAAAACTTGTCAGACTGTAATTACAAGTTCGGGTAGCCAGTTACACCCACTTTCAATGAATGAACCAATCATTAATTTTTACCTATGAAATCGCAAGAAGAGTGGAAAGACTTAAAAGATGAGCTTCATCGTAAAATTGGTCGCAATATTCTAATGTTTCAGCACATGGAGCAAATGCTGAAATTCTTGGTGGCAAATGGCCGATTTGCTGGAAACATTAAAAGTCTTAAAGAAAAAACAGAGAAGAAGCGAGCTGACACCTATAAAAAAACCATGGGGCAGTTGGTGGGAAATTTTCTTGAAACTACCTACTCAGAATATGAAGATAGTGATGATAGAGCAGAATCTGACCTACCGTACATCTCTTTTGACTTTAAAATACAGGCTGATGAAGCCTGTTATGAAAAAAGAAGGCAAGTATTAGCGTCAATAGTTTCTGAACGTAATGAGCTGGTTCATCATCTACTTCCTCGATATAATTTTCAATCTAATGAAAGCTGTATTGAATTAGGAAATTATCTGGATGAACAGCATGATAGACTAAAGCCTGAAATTAGTGATATGCAGAATGTGGTTGATACTTTTATTAAAAGCCGTAATGAAGCCGTTGCATATATTCAATCTGAAACCTTTGAAAAGGAATTTAGGTTAGCAGATATTAGGCAGAACCCTGTAGTTATTTGGCTTGCTCAAATCACAAAAGAAGCTTCGAGAGAAGATGGTTGGACTTTGTTGAGCATTGCTGGAAAAATCATAAAAACACAAAAAACAAGCGAATTCGCTAATTGCCTCAAACAATGTGGGGTTAAAACATTGAAGGGAATTATATTGGCAGCAGAGATATTTGACCTAAAGGAAGAGCCCACAAACAACGGTGGTATAAGGTTGCTTTATAGGCTCTCCTCTGGATGGGAGTTGTCCAATAACAAAAAGGCTGTATGTGATTGAGGAGACGAGAGGAGAATTAAGGCCACCTCTGAAAACCTTTGGTGTAAATTTGGTGTAAAATTTATTAATATAGGGTGGATTTATTGAACCTATTGAACATATTGCAAATCTTCAAAACTGCC encodes:
- a CDS encoding C39 family peptidase, giving the protein MEFADENFSVEPDSVDSVNDSSQEIQEDIALQSTCLEDFEKQTNHQEESIDTVAISPVNVIETLGESDFSLENTGTVDILMTSGYEDRIFGDVHVNDSPQTDVSHSDLPDYRNDANQWHLQENTDTCAVVTQEFILDAVTGHDFSEQELVTHAIEKGYYTPGVGTSCEDVGKILEDYGIEVKRTTGNELSDLEDVIRSGQKVMVGVDCNEINNNSASEQLKDILYMPEANHLFQPIGIDYGSQEVIVNDPGTFDGQAKRVAISNFLAGWADSNFFMAQTTNIPA